In the Oncorhynchus gorbuscha isolate QuinsamMale2020 ecotype Even-year linkage group LG05, OgorEven_v1.0, whole genome shotgun sequence genome, one interval contains:
- the rnf34a gene encoding E3 ubiquitin-protein ligase RNF34a isoform X3 → MKAGASSMWASCCGLLNEVMGAGAVRGQQPGFGAGAGPFRFAPSAGYSTYPPTTSGSPSLICKACGQAFSVFRRKENLRICATCHLLKGTAFQRPQLMRLRVKDLRQYLLLRNVPTDTCREKEDLVDLVLCHQGTGGEEDPDNPLYTPPPSAARSTSELSALSVSASQGEALSRSDSSGTTNQDIGDATSLSLLNLAPSEHTPEVSPQTRPRARASLSDISSLRDIEGLSVRQLKEILARNFVNYSGCCEKWELVERVSRLYRETEENMKSLENVNTAITAVVALPPPPICNGGIGDGEKAQLTNVDDNLCRICMDSVIDCVLLECGHMVTCTKCGKRMSECPICRQYVVRAVHVFKS, encoded by the exons ATGAAG GCGGGGGCCTCGTCCATGTGGGCTTCATGCTGTGGTCTGCTGAATGAAGTCATGGGCGCAGGGGCAGTGAGAGGCCAGCAGCCTGGGTTCGGAGCCGGTGCCGGACCCTTTCGGTTTGCCCCCAGCGCAGGATATTCCACATATCCGCCCACAACCTCAGGGAGCCCCAGCCTCATATGTAAGGCTTGTGGCCAGGCCTTCTCTGTCTTCAGGAGGAAG GAGAACCTGCGTATATGTGCCACATGTCACCTGCTGAAGGGGACGGCCTTCCAGAGACCACAGCTGATGCGGCTGAGGGTCAAAGACTTGCGGCAGTACCTGCTGCTACGCAACGTCCCCACAGACACCTGCAGGGAGAAGGAGGACCTGGTGGACCTGGTGCTGTGTCACCAGGGGACAGGGGGGGAGGAGGACCCCGACAACCCCCTCTATACCCCGCCCCCCTCCGCCGCACGTTCCACCTCTGAGCTGTCTGCGCTCTCAGTCTCCGCCTCTCAGGGGGAAGCTCTCAGCAGGAGCGACAGCTCAGGGACAACCAACCAG GATATAGGCGACGccacgtctctctccctcctgaacCTGGCACCCAGTGAGCACACACCAGAG gTGAGCCCTCAGACGCGGCCGCGAGCGCGGGCCTCTCTCTCAGACATCTCCAGCCTGAGGGACATCGAGGGCCTGTCCGTTAGACAGCTGAAGGAGATCCTGGCCAGGAACTTTGTCAACTATTCAGGCTGTTGTGAGAAGTGGGAGCTGGTAGAGCGCGTCAGCCGCCTGtacagagagacggaggagaacATGAAGTCAT tGGAAAACGTCAACACAGCTATAACTGCAG TGGTGGCCTTgccccctcctcccatctgcaATGGAGGGATTGGAG ATGGGGAGAAGGCCCAGCTGACCAACGTGGATGACAACCTGTGCAGGATCTGCATGGACTCCGTGATCGACTGCGTCCTCCTGGAGTGTGGTCACATGGTCACCTGCACCAAGTGCGGCAAGCGGATGAGCGAGTGTCCCATCTGCAGGCAGTACGTTGTGAGAGCCGTGCACGTCTTCAAGTCCTAA
- the LOC124036217 gene encoding uncharacterized protein LOC124036217 isoform X3, with translation MAPHALWGLEQYMAPHALWGLEQYMAPHALWGLEQYMAPHALWGFKQYMAPHALWGLEQYMAPHALWGFEQYMAPHALWGFEQYMAPHALWGLEQYMAPHALWGFEQYMAPHALWDFEQYMAPHALWGFKQYMAPHALWGFKQYMAPHALWGLEQYMAPHALWGFEQYMAPHALWGLEQYMAPHALWGFKQYMAPHALWGFEQYMAPHALWGFKQYMAPHALWGLEQYMAPHALWGFKQYMAPHALWGFEQYMAPHALWGFKQYMAPHALWGFKQYMAPHALWGFKQYMAPHALWGFEQYMAPHALWGLEQYMAPHALWGFKQYMAPHALWGFEQYMAPHALWGFKQYMAPHALWGFKQYMAPHALWGLEQYMAPHALWGLEQYMAPHALWGFEQYMAPHALWVLEQYMAPHALWGFEQYMAPHALWGFEQYMAPHALWGFEQYMAPHALWGLDQ, from the exons ATGGCACCCCAT GCCCTATGGGGCTTAGAACAGTACATGGCACCCCATGCCCTATGGGGCTTAGAACAGTACATGGCACCCCATGCCCTATGGGGCTTAGAACAGTACATGGCACCCCATGCCCTATGGGGCTTTAAACAGTACATGGCACCCCATGCCCTATGGGGCTTAGAACAGTACATGGCACCCCATGCCCTATGGGGCTTTGAACAGTACATGGCACCCCATGCCCTATGGGGCTTTGAACAGTACATGGCACCCCATGCCCTATGGGGCTTAGAACAGTACATGGCACCCCATGCCCTATGGGGCTTTGAACAGTACATGGCACCCCATGCCCTATGGGACTTTGAACAGTACATGGCACCCCATGCCCTATGGGGCTTTAAACAGTACATGGCACCCCATGCCCTATGGGGCTTTAAACAGTACATGGCACCCCATGCCCTATGGGGCTTAGAACAGTACATGGCACCCCATGCCCTATGGGGCTTTGAACAGTACATGGCACCCCATGCCCTATGGGGCTTAGAACAGTACATGGCACCCCATGCCCTATGGGGCTTTAAACAGTACATGGCACCCCATGCCCTATGGGGCTTTGAACAGTACATGGCACCCCATGCCCTATGGGGCTTTAAACAGTACATGGCACCCCATGCCCTATGGGGCTTAGAACAGTACATGGCACCCCATGCCCTATGGGGCTTTAAACAGTACATGGCACCCCATGCCCTATGGGGCTTTGAACAGTACATGGCACCCCATGCCCTATGGGGCTTTAAACAGTACATGGCACCCCATGCCCTATGGGGCTTTAAACAGTACATGGCACCCCATGCCCTATGGGGCTTTAAACAGTACATGGCACCCCATGCCCTATGGGGCTTTGAACAGTACATGGCACCCCATGCCCTATGGGGCTTAGAACAGTACATGGCACCCCATGCCCTATGGGGCTTTAAACAGTACATGGCACCCCATGCCCTATGGGGCTTTGAACAGTACATGGCACCCCATGCCCTATGGGGCTTTAAACAGTACATGGCACCCCATGCCCTATGGGGCTTTAAACAGTACATGGCACCCCATGCCCTATGGGGCTTAGAACAATACATGGCACCCCATGCCCTATGGGGCTTAGAACAGTACATGGCACCCCATGCCCTATGGGGCTTTGAACAGTACATGGCACCCCATGCCCTATGGGTCTTAGAACAGTACATGGCACCCCATGCCCTATGGGGCTTTGAACAGTACATGGCACCCCATGCCCTATGGGGCTTTGAACAGTACATGGCACCCCATGCCCTATGGGGCTTTGAACAGTACATGGCACCCCATGCCCTATGGGGCTTAgaccagtag
- the LOC124036217 gene encoding uncharacterized protein LOC124036217 isoform X2 has protein sequence MAPHALWGFKQYMAPHALWGLEQYMAPHALWGLEQYMAPHALWGLEQYMAPHALWGFKQYMAPHALWGLEQYMAPHALWGFEQYMAPHALWGFEQYMAPHALWGLEQYMAPHALWGFEQYMAPHALWDFEQYMAPHALWGFKQYMAPHALWGFKQYMAPHALWGLEQYMAPHALWGFEQYMAPHALWGLEQYMAPHALWGFKQYMAPHALWGFEQYMAPHALWGFKQYMAPHALWGLEQYMAPHALWGFKQYMAPHALWGFEQYMAPHALWGFKQYMAPHALWGFKQYMAPHALWGFKQYMAPHALWGFEQYMAPHALWGLEQYMAPHALWGFKQYMAPHALWGFEQYMAPHALWGFKQYMAPHALWGFKQYMAPHALWGLEQYMAPHALWGLEQYMAPHALWGFEQYMAPHALWVLEQYMAPHALWGFEQYMAPHALWGFEQYMAPHALWGFEQYMAPHALWGLDQ, from the exons ATGGCACCCCAT GCCCTATGGGGCTTTAAACAGTACATGGCACCCCATGCCCTATGGGGCTTAGAACAGTACATGGCACCCCATGCCCTATGGGGCTTAGAACAGTACATGGCACCCCATGCCCTATGGGGCTTAGAACAGTACATGGCACCCCATGCCCTATGGGGCTTTAAACAGTACATGGCACCCCATGCCCTATGGGGCTTAGAACAGTACATGGCACCCCATGCCCTATGGGGCTTTGAACAGTACATGGCACCCCATGCCCTATGGGGCTTTGAACAGTACATGGCACCCCATGCCCTATGGGGCTTAGAACAGTACATGGCACCCCATGCCCTATGGGGCTTTGAACAGTACATGGCACCCCATGCCCTATGGGACTTTGAACAGTACATGGCACCCCATGCCCTATGGGGCTTTAAACAGTACATGGCACCCCATGCCCTATGGGGCTTTAAACAGTACATGGCACCCCATGCCCTATGGGGCTTAGAACAGTACATGGCACCCCATGCCCTATGGGGCTTTGAACAGTACATGGCACCCCATGCCCTATGGGGCTTAGAACAGTACATGGCACCCCATGCCCTATGGGGCTTTAAACAGTACATGGCACCCCATGCCCTATGGGGCTTTGAACAGTACATGGCACCCCATGCCCTATGGGGCTTTAAACAGTACATGGCACCCCATGCCCTATGGGGCTTAGAACAGTACATGGCACCCCATGCCCTATGGGGCTTTAAACAGTACATGGCACCCCATGCCCTATGGGGCTTTGAACAGTACATGGCACCCCATGCCCTATGGGGCTTTAAACAGTACATGGCACCCCATGCCCTATGGGGCTTTAAACAGTACATGGCACCCCATGCCCTATGGGGCTTTAAACAGTACATGGCACCCCATGCCCTATGGGGCTTTGAACAGTACATGGCACCCCATGCCCTATGGGGCTTAGAACAGTACATGGCACCCCATGCCCTATGGGGCTTTAAACAGTACATGGCACCCCATGCCCTATGGGGCTTTGAACAGTACATGGCACCCCATGCCCTATGGGGCTTTAAACAGTACATGGCACCCCATGCCCTATGGGGCTTTAAACAGTACATGGCACCCCATGCCCTATGGGGCTTAGAACAATACATGGCACCCCATGCCCTATGGGGCTTAGAACAGTACATGGCACCCCATGCCCTATGGGGCTTTGAACAGTACATGGCACCCCATGCCCTATGGGTCTTAGAACAGTACATGGCACCCCATGCCCTATGGGGCTTTGAACAGTACATGGCACCCCATGCCCTATGGGGCTTTGAACAGTACATGGCACCCCATGCCCTATGGGGCTTTGAACAGTACATGGCACCCCATGCCCTATGGGGCTTAgaccagtag
- the LOC124036217 gene encoding uncharacterized protein LOC124036217 isoform X1 produces MAPHAVWGFKQYMAPHALWGFKQYMAPHALWGLEQYMAPHALWGLEQYMAPHALWGLEQYMAPHALWGFKQYMAPHALWGLEQYMAPHALWGFEQYMAPHALWGFEQYMAPHALWGLEQYMAPHALWGFEQYMAPHALWDFEQYMAPHALWGFKQYMAPHALWGFKQYMAPHALWGLEQYMAPHALWGFEQYMAPHALWGLEQYMAPHALWGFKQYMAPHALWGFEQYMAPHALWGFKQYMAPHALWGLEQYMAPHALWGFKQYMAPHALWGFEQYMAPHALWGFKQYMAPHALWGFKQYMAPHALWGFKQYMAPHALWGFEQYMAPHALWGLEQYMAPHALWGFKQYMAPHALWGFEQYMAPHALWGFKQYMAPHALWGFKQYMAPHALWGLEQYMAPHALWGLEQYMAPHALWGFEQYMAPHALWVLEQYMAPHALWGFEQYMAPHALWGFEQYMAPHALWGFEQYMAPHALWGLDQ; encoded by the exons ATGGCACCCCAT GCCGTATGGGGCTTTAAACAGTACATGGCACCCCATGCCCTATGGGGCTTTAAACAGTACATGGCACCCCATGCCCTATGGGGCTTAGAACAGTACATGGCACCCCATGCCCTATGGGGCTTAGAACAGTACATGGCACCCCATGCCCTATGGGGCTTAGAACAGTACATGGCACCCCATGCCCTATGGGGCTTTAAACAGTACATGGCACCCCATGCCCTATGGGGCTTAGAACAGTACATGGCACCCCATGCCCTATGGGGCTTTGAACAGTACATGGCACCCCATGCCCTATGGGGCTTTGAACAGTACATGGCACCCCATGCCCTATGGGGCTTAGAACAGTACATGGCACCCCATGCCCTATGGGGCTTTGAACAGTACATGGCACCCCATGCCCTATGGGACTTTGAACAGTACATGGCACCCCATGCCCTATGGGGCTTTAAACAGTACATGGCACCCCATGCCCTATGGGGCTTTAAACAGTACATGGCACCCCATGCCCTATGGGGCTTAGAACAGTACATGGCACCCCATGCCCTATGGGGCTTTGAACAGTACATGGCACCCCATGCCCTATGGGGCTTAGAACAGTACATGGCACCCCATGCCCTATGGGGCTTTAAACAGTACATGGCACCCCATGCCCTATGGGGCTTTGAACAGTACATGGCACCCCATGCCCTATGGGGCTTTAAACAGTACATGGCACCCCATGCCCTATGGGGCTTAGAACAGTACATGGCACCCCATGCCCTATGGGGCTTTAAACAGTACATGGCACCCCATGCCCTATGGGGCTTTGAACAGTACATGGCACCCCATGCCCTATGGGGCTTTAAACAGTACATGGCACCCCATGCCCTATGGGGCTTTAAACAGTACATGGCACCCCATGCCCTATGGGGCTTTAAACAGTACATGGCACCCCATGCCCTATGGGGCTTTGAACAGTACATGGCACCCCATGCCCTATGGGGCTTAGAACAGTACATGGCACCCCATGCCCTATGGGGCTTTAAACAGTACATGGCACCCCATGCCCTATGGGGCTTTGAACAGTACATGGCACCCCATGCCCTATGGGGCTTTAAACAGTACATGGCACCCCATGCCCTATGGGGCTTTAAACAGTACATGGCACCCCATGCCCTATGGGGCTTAGAACAATACATGGCACCCCATGCCCTATGGGGCTTAGAACAGTACATGGCACCCCATGCCCTATGGGGCTTTGAACAGTACATGGCACCCCATGCCCTATGGGTCTTAGAACAGTACATGGCACCCCATGCCCTATGGGGCTTTGAACAGTACATGGCACCCCATGCCCTATGGGGCTTTGAACAGTACATGGCACCCCATGCCCTATGGGGCTTTGAACAGTACATGGCACCCCATGCCCTATGGGGCTTAgaccagtag
- the rnf34a gene encoding E3 ubiquitin-protein ligase RNF34a isoform X1 — protein MKAGASSMWASCCGLLNEVMGAGAVRGQQPGFGAGAGPFRFAPSAGYSTYPPTTSGSPSLICKACGQAFSVFRRKHICCDCKKSFCTLCSVLQENLRICATCHLLKGTAFQRPQLMRLRVKDLRQYLLLRNVPTDTCREKEDLVDLVLCHQGTGGEEDPDNPLYTPPPSAARSTSELSALSVSASQGEALSRSDSSGTTNQDIGDATSLSLLNLAPSEHTPEVSPQTRPRARASLSDISSLRDIEGLSVRQLKEILARNFVNYSGCCEKWELVERVSRLYRETEENMKSLENVNTAITAVVALPPPPICNGGIGDGEKAQLTNVDDNLCRICMDSVIDCVLLECGHMVTCTKCGKRMSECPICRQYVVRAVHVFKS, from the exons ATGAAG GCGGGGGCCTCGTCCATGTGGGCTTCATGCTGTGGTCTGCTGAATGAAGTCATGGGCGCAGGGGCAGTGAGAGGCCAGCAGCCTGGGTTCGGAGCCGGTGCCGGACCCTTTCGGTTTGCCCCCAGCGCAGGATATTCCACATATCCGCCCACAACCTCAGGGAGCCCCAGCCTCATATGTAAGGCTTGTGGCCAGGCCTTCTCTGTCTTCAGGAGGAAG cataTCTGCTGCGACTGTAAGAAGAGTTTCTGCACTCTGTGCTCTGTGCTTCAGGAGAACCTGCGTATATGTGCCACATGTCACCTGCTGAAGGGGACGGCCTTCCAGAGACCACAGCTGATGCGGCTGAGGGTCAAAGACTTGCGGCAGTACCTGCTGCTACGCAACGTCCCCACAGACACCTGCAGGGAGAAGGAGGACCTGGTGGACCTGGTGCTGTGTCACCAGGGGACAGGGGGGGAGGAGGACCCCGACAACCCCCTCTATACCCCGCCCCCCTCCGCCGCACGTTCCACCTCTGAGCTGTCTGCGCTCTCAGTCTCCGCCTCTCAGGGGGAAGCTCTCAGCAGGAGCGACAGCTCAGGGACAACCAACCAG GATATAGGCGACGccacgtctctctccctcctgaacCTGGCACCCAGTGAGCACACACCAGAG gTGAGCCCTCAGACGCGGCCGCGAGCGCGGGCCTCTCTCTCAGACATCTCCAGCCTGAGGGACATCGAGGGCCTGTCCGTTAGACAGCTGAAGGAGATCCTGGCCAGGAACTTTGTCAACTATTCAGGCTGTTGTGAGAAGTGGGAGCTGGTAGAGCGCGTCAGCCGCCTGtacagagagacggaggagaacATGAAGTCAT tGGAAAACGTCAACACAGCTATAACTGCAG TGGTGGCCTTgccccctcctcccatctgcaATGGAGGGATTGGAG ATGGGGAGAAGGCCCAGCTGACCAACGTGGATGACAACCTGTGCAGGATCTGCATGGACTCCGTGATCGACTGCGTCCTCCTGGAGTGTGGTCACATGGTCACCTGCACCAAGTGCGGCAAGCGGATGAGCGAGTGTCCCATCTGCAGGCAGTACGTTGTGAGAGCCGTGCACGTCTTCAAGTCCTAA
- the rnf34a gene encoding E3 ubiquitin-protein ligase RNF34a isoform X2, which translates to MKAGASSMWASCCGLLNEVMGAGAVRGQQPGFGAGAGPFRFAPSAGYSTYPPTTSGSPSLICKACGQAFSVFRRKHICCDCKKSFCTLCSVLQENLRICATCHLLKGTAFQRPQLMRLRVKDLRQYLLLRNVPTDTCREKEDLVDLVLCHQGTGGEEDPDNPLYTPPPSAARSTSELSALSVSASQGEALSRSDSSGTTNQDIGDATSLSLLNLAPSEHTPEVSPQTRPRARASLSDISSLRDIEGLSVRQLKEILARNFVNYSGCCEKWELVERVSRLYRETEENMKSLENVNTAITADGEKAQLTNVDDNLCRICMDSVIDCVLLECGHMVTCTKCGKRMSECPICRQYVVRAVHVFKS; encoded by the exons ATGAAG GCGGGGGCCTCGTCCATGTGGGCTTCATGCTGTGGTCTGCTGAATGAAGTCATGGGCGCAGGGGCAGTGAGAGGCCAGCAGCCTGGGTTCGGAGCCGGTGCCGGACCCTTTCGGTTTGCCCCCAGCGCAGGATATTCCACATATCCGCCCACAACCTCAGGGAGCCCCAGCCTCATATGTAAGGCTTGTGGCCAGGCCTTCTCTGTCTTCAGGAGGAAG cataTCTGCTGCGACTGTAAGAAGAGTTTCTGCACTCTGTGCTCTGTGCTTCAGGAGAACCTGCGTATATGTGCCACATGTCACCTGCTGAAGGGGACGGCCTTCCAGAGACCACAGCTGATGCGGCTGAGGGTCAAAGACTTGCGGCAGTACCTGCTGCTACGCAACGTCCCCACAGACACCTGCAGGGAGAAGGAGGACCTGGTGGACCTGGTGCTGTGTCACCAGGGGACAGGGGGGGAGGAGGACCCCGACAACCCCCTCTATACCCCGCCCCCCTCCGCCGCACGTTCCACCTCTGAGCTGTCTGCGCTCTCAGTCTCCGCCTCTCAGGGGGAAGCTCTCAGCAGGAGCGACAGCTCAGGGACAACCAACCAG GATATAGGCGACGccacgtctctctccctcctgaacCTGGCACCCAGTGAGCACACACCAGAG gTGAGCCCTCAGACGCGGCCGCGAGCGCGGGCCTCTCTCTCAGACATCTCCAGCCTGAGGGACATCGAGGGCCTGTCCGTTAGACAGCTGAAGGAGATCCTGGCCAGGAACTTTGTCAACTATTCAGGCTGTTGTGAGAAGTGGGAGCTGGTAGAGCGCGTCAGCCGCCTGtacagagagacggaggagaacATGAAGTCAT tGGAAAACGTCAACACAGCTATAACTGCAG ATGGGGAGAAGGCCCAGCTGACCAACGTGGATGACAACCTGTGCAGGATCTGCATGGACTCCGTGATCGACTGCGTCCTCCTGGAGTGTGGTCACATGGTCACCTGCACCAAGTGCGGCAAGCGGATGAGCGAGTGTCCCATCTGCAGGCAGTACGTTGTGAGAGCCGTGCACGTCTTCAAGTCCTAA